Proteins found in one Geomonas subterranea genomic segment:
- a CDS encoding ATP-binding protein produces the protein MITQPRKTLYLSIESRLCDVALVGHAVRGVCACSPLKEEAYGEMEVCVVEALNNAITHAYRRQEGYRVDTAITLHHDRISFEVSDEGKAIEEFAPRSLEFDPEVIGSIPENGMGLFIIETLMDEVSYSSKNGRNTLSFCRYFTQPQA, from the coding sequence GTGATCACTCAACCAAGGAAGACCCTCTATCTCAGCATCGAAAGCAGGCTCTGCGACGTGGCCCTGGTCGGGCACGCGGTGCGCGGCGTCTGCGCCTGCTCGCCGCTCAAGGAGGAAGCCTACGGCGAGATGGAAGTCTGCGTGGTGGAGGCTCTCAACAACGCCATCACCCACGCCTACCGGCGCCAGGAGGGGTACCGCGTCGATACCGCCATCACCCTGCACCACGACCGGATATCCTTCGAGGTTTCCGACGAGGGGAAGGCGATCGAGGAGTTCGCCCCGAGAAGCCTCGAATTCGACCCCGAGGTGATCGGCTCCATCCCCGAAAACGGCATGGGGCTCTTCATCATCGAAACCCTCATGGACGAGGTCAGCTACAGCTCCAAAAACGGCAGAAACACCCTCTCCTTCTGCAGGTATTTCACCCAGCCCCAGGCCTAA
- a CDS encoding DEAD/DEAH box helicase has protein sequence MIDIMGIPLLRHLFQMPAAGIYALADKVHLFNGFELCKRKPVCGVSWQKDGNVLEVELRDADVSCRVSLSLAQGEFSSACDCGAWSPHGRCPHLVAALATLKKALAPASFPMLQLPHDYLQGIRATLAAAPVQCAPDEEGAPVTESGYALVLDRQQGTLRMRLMLDQVPVALYDVALPASIREFLRLLNSSALRGRCIEEFLSRFRGRFPIVYLAPNAPLPLYFDPSLQRTVLLHLDLHQDEVTARLSLEDGATFEGEESFIHQGYYFDLARGVIQKVDDTASLLHAALAQRLAQQGVVPSADDDGTLRFPASGFNAVHFDLGGGSDEELTRRVVVSRSGAPVLPAPVEPRYRLNIVDLSDPSSLAAEGVAGGIIFPLSPTAFRFFNAAGRASFPQPLKAKKRVAAIIRACFAALGAATLGDRDRVVRQALEGAEFYKRGVKSEARAVITEFTQEVSRPTTMLQLSEEGEWLSVAVAVERQGRLLELLAGHLGFDVFWQAGEAGGFSVERKTLMRQLSELKSALAAEGFALALAGEDLQTASWTFTLDATRSSIDWFELRPEIRADGELVDEAALLDALQGGGVFRRGNSLFVLDPVTCNTLALFAPHAKREVVRVPRLQILDWITLRRNGVRVLLSLEDERIFESLTRFESIPRRSPPAELKATLRNYQLEGYSWLAFLYEHRFGACLADDMGLGKTIQAIALLAGLKEGGIAAQLPADVPHLVVVPPTLIFNWESELARFYPALKVGVYRGQGRRAEFSGFDIVLTSYGVIQRDVEILSKIPFHVIVFDEAQAVKNIHAETTGAVRRLKGRFKVTLTGTPVENHLGEYFSVMDLALPGLLGSYEQFRRQMGREGGEFLETLIRRTHPFILRRSKDMIAAELPPKVETDIYLEMSPRQKALYARTVTEVRETVARAYSSNSAGQARIIALTAILKLRQICLCSRLILPDAADRSPKVEFLVDQLHELFAEGHSVLVFSQFTSFLDIVQQGLSQRGIVSSRLDGSTPVARRKELVQNFQESTEPGVFLLSLKAGGKGLNLTRASYVFHLDPWWNPAVESQASDRAHRIGQKRQVTITRLLMRHSIEEKMMELKKRKLKLYRALLDDAENEGAVAIGREDFEYLLGG, from the coding sequence TTGATCGACATCATGGGCATCCCCCTGCTGCGGCACCTCTTCCAGATGCCTGCGGCGGGTATCTACGCGCTCGCGGACAAGGTGCACCTCTTCAACGGCTTCGAGCTGTGCAAGAGGAAACCTGTCTGCGGGGTGAGCTGGCAAAAGGACGGCAACGTCCTCGAGGTCGAGCTCCGCGATGCGGATGTCTCCTGCCGTGTCTCTCTCTCCCTGGCACAGGGCGAATTCTCCAGCGCCTGCGACTGCGGCGCCTGGAGCCCCCACGGCCGTTGCCCCCACCTGGTCGCCGCCCTCGCCACCCTGAAAAAAGCCCTCGCTCCCGCGTCCTTTCCGATGTTGCAACTCCCCCACGATTACCTGCAGGGGATTCGCGCCACCCTCGCCGCCGCGCCGGTGCAGTGCGCCCCGGACGAGGAGGGGGCGCCGGTGACCGAGAGCGGCTATGCCCTGGTGCTGGACCGGCAGCAGGGGACGCTGCGCATGCGCCTCATGCTGGACCAGGTCCCTGTCGCCCTGTACGACGTGGCGCTTCCCGCCTCGATCCGCGAGTTCCTGCGGTTGCTCAACTCTTCGGCGCTGCGCGGCCGCTGTATCGAGGAATTCCTCTCCCGTTTCCGTGGCAGGTTCCCCATCGTGTACCTCGCCCCGAACGCCCCGCTGCCGCTGTACTTCGACCCGTCGCTGCAGCGCACGGTGTTGCTGCACCTCGACCTGCACCAGGATGAGGTCACGGCCAGGCTCTCGCTGGAGGATGGCGCCACCTTCGAGGGAGAGGAATCTTTCATCCACCAGGGGTACTATTTCGACCTCGCGCGCGGCGTCATCCAGAAGGTCGACGATACAGCCTCCCTCCTCCACGCGGCTCTCGCCCAGCGGCTGGCACAGCAGGGGGTGGTCCCGTCTGCGGATGATGACGGCACGCTCCGGTTCCCCGCCTCCGGCTTCAACGCCGTTCACTTCGATCTCGGCGGCGGCAGTGATGAAGAGCTCACCCGCCGGGTGGTCGTTTCCCGGTCCGGCGCACCGGTTCTCCCCGCGCCGGTGGAGCCGCGCTACCGGCTGAACATCGTTGACCTTTCCGACCCCTCGTCGCTTGCCGCGGAGGGGGTCGCCGGGGGAATCATCTTCCCCCTTTCCCCCACGGCCTTCCGTTTCTTCAACGCCGCCGGACGCGCGTCATTCCCGCAGCCGCTCAAGGCGAAGAAACGGGTGGCGGCCATCATAAGGGCCTGTTTCGCGGCGCTGGGAGCCGCCACCCTGGGCGATCGGGACCGGGTGGTGCGCCAGGCGCTGGAAGGGGCCGAGTTCTACAAACGCGGGGTGAAATCCGAGGCGCGCGCGGTGATCACGGAATTCACCCAGGAGGTGTCGCGGCCGACCACGATGCTGCAGCTCTCGGAAGAGGGGGAATGGCTTTCGGTGGCCGTCGCCGTCGAGCGCCAGGGGAGACTGCTGGAGCTTCTGGCGGGGCACCTGGGCTTCGACGTATTCTGGCAGGCCGGGGAGGCGGGGGGCTTTTCTGTTGAACGAAAGACCCTGATGCGCCAGCTCTCGGAACTGAAGAGCGCCCTCGCCGCCGAAGGTTTCGCCCTGGCCCTGGCCGGGGAAGACCTGCAGACCGCCTCCTGGACCTTCACGCTGGACGCCACCCGCTCCAGCATCGACTGGTTCGAGCTGCGCCCCGAGATCCGCGCCGACGGTGAACTGGTGGACGAGGCGGCACTGCTGGACGCTTTGCAGGGGGGTGGCGTCTTCCGCAGGGGGAATTCCCTGTTCGTGCTCGATCCGGTGACCTGCAATACCCTGGCGCTCTTCGCCCCCCACGCCAAGCGCGAGGTGGTGCGGGTGCCCCGCCTGCAGATCCTTGACTGGATCACACTCAGAAGAAACGGGGTACGGGTGCTCCTTTCCCTGGAGGACGAGCGGATCTTCGAGAGCCTGACCCGGTTCGAGAGCATCCCGCGGCGCTCGCCTCCGGCGGAGCTGAAGGCCACCCTGCGCAACTACCAGCTCGAGGGTTACAGCTGGCTCGCCTTTTTGTACGAGCATCGCTTCGGCGCCTGTCTCGCCGACGACATGGGGCTTGGCAAGACCATCCAGGCCATTGCGCTCCTCGCCGGACTGAAGGAGGGGGGGATCGCCGCGCAGCTCCCGGCCGACGTGCCGCACCTGGTGGTGGTCCCACCGACGCTGATCTTCAACTGGGAGAGCGAGCTGGCCCGTTTCTATCCCGCGCTCAAGGTCGGCGTCTACCGCGGCCAGGGACGCCGCGCCGAGTTCTCCGGCTTCGACATCGTCCTCACGAGCTACGGCGTCATCCAGCGCGATGTCGAGATCCTGAGCAAGATCCCCTTTCACGTCATCGTCTTCGACGAGGCCCAGGCGGTGAAGAACATCCACGCGGAGACGACGGGCGCGGTGCGCAGGCTCAAGGGGAGGTTCAAGGTCACCCTGACCGGCACCCCGGTGGAAAACCACCTGGGGGAGTACTTCTCCGTCATGGACCTGGCCCTTCCCGGCCTTCTGGGGTCCTACGAGCAGTTCCGCAGACAGATGGGGCGCGAGGGTGGGGAGTTCCTGGAGACGCTGATCAGGCGCACGCATCCGTTCATCCTCAGGCGCTCCAAGGACATGATTGCGGCCGAGCTCCCCCCCAAGGTGGAAACCGACATCTACCTGGAGATGAGCCCCAGGCAGAAGGCGCTCTACGCCCGTACCGTGACCGAGGTCCGGGAGACGGTGGCGCGGGCGTACAGCTCCAACTCCGCGGGACAGGCGCGCATCATAGCCCTTACCGCCATCCTCAAGCTGCGCCAGATCTGCCTCTGCTCCCGGCTCATCCTCCCCGACGCCGCCGACCGCTCTCCCAAGGTGGAGTTCCTGGTCGACCAGCTGCATGAACTCTTCGCTGAAGGTCACAGCGTGCTGGTGTTCTCGCAGTTCACCTCGTTTCTGGACATCGTGCAGCAGGGGCTTTCCCAGCGCGGCATCGTCTCCTCGCGCCTGGACGGCTCCACCCCGGTTGCCCGCAGAAAGGAGCTGGTTCAGAACTTCCAGGAGTCTACCGAGCCTGGGGTGTTCCTTTTGAGCCTGAAGGCTGGGGGGAAGGGGCTCAACCTCACCCGCGCCTCCTACGTCTTCCATCTCGATCCCTGGTGGAACCCGGCGGTGGAGAGCCAGGCGTCGGACCGCGCCCACAGGATCGGGCAGAAGCGGCAGGTCACCATCACCAGGCTACTGATGCGGCACTCGATCGAGGAGAAGATGATGGAGCTGAAAAAGCGCAAGCTGAAGCTGTACCGCGCGCTCCTGGATGACGCGGAAAACGAAGGCGCGGTGGCGATCGGGCGGGAGGACTTCGAGTACCTGCTGGGGGGTTAG